CAGGTCGCCGCCGCCGAGCGGTGGCCCGGACGCCCCCCGCTCTGGATGCTGGAGACGCGTCCGCCGGGCGACTGGTTCGCGGACCACTTCGATGGCCGGGTGCTCCGCCAACCGCCCGGGAACCCCTACCTGCTCTGGGCGTGCCCCCTGATGAAGCCGCCGGAGGCGATCTGCTGACCGCCCACCCACACGTCGGCCACGTCGGCGTCGGAGGCCAGCGCGAAGATCTTGCCGAGCGCCTCCTCCGGAACCTCGGTGTGGCGCAGCCCGATGTCGAGCTCGGTGCCGCGGACCGGGCGGAGGCAGATCGCGTCGAACTGCTTGCCCACGGACAGGTCCCCGACCCGGTCCCCGAGGCCGAGCGCGCGGGCACCGGCACTCGTCGCGAGGTGGAGCAGGTGGGCCGGGGTGAGGGGCAGGCCGGCGTCCGCGAGCAGCCGCTGCATGAAGTACGCCTGCAGCCCCTCCTTGAAGAGCGAGAACCCGGTCCCGGCACCGACGTCCGACCCGAGGGCCACCGCGACCCCGCCGTCGACGTGGCGCGCGAGCGGGAACAGCCCGCTGCCGAGCGCCGCGTTGCTGGAGGGGCAGTGGGCGACCGACGTCCGTCGGCCGGCGAGGACGTCGAGCTCGGCGTCGGTCGCGTGCACGTCGTGGGCCAGCACCGAGCGGGGACCGAGGAGGCCGTGGTCGTCGTAGGTGCCGACGTAGTGGGCCGCGGAGGGGAAGAGCCGGGCGACCTCGGCCACCTCGGCCGCGTTCTCGTTCACGTGGGAGGTGAACCAGGCGTCGCCGATCTCCTCCGCCGCCCCGGCACACGCCTCCAGCACCGCCTCGCTCGCCGAGAACGAGAAGCGCGGGGTGATCGCATAGCGGGCGTGACCGACGCCGTGCCAGCGGGAGGCCAGCGCCACCGCCTCGGCGTGGGCGCGCTCGGGGGTCGTGAGCAGCGGCTCCGGCAGGCCGCGGTCGGAGACGACCAGCCCGCTGGTGACCCGCAGCCCGTAGCGGGCCGCCTCCTCGAAGAGCTGGTCGACGGCGCCCGCGAAGTGGGAGCCGAAGACCAGCGCCGTGGTCGTGCCGGCCGCCACCAGGCTCGCGCAGAACTCCTGCGCGACCAGGCGCGCGTAGTCGTCGGAGGCCAGCCGCTGCTCCTCGGGCAGCGCGCACCGGTCGAGCCACTCCAGCAACGGCATCCCGAGCGCGCCGATCACCCGCACCTGCGGGTAGTGGACGTGGGTGTCCACCAGGCCCGGCAGCAGCCACCCGTCACGCAGGTCGATCACCAGCCCCTCCGGGTCGTGGTGGCGTACGTCGGCCAGGGCGCCACGCGCCACCACCGCCCCGTCGAGGACGACGAGCGAGCAGTCGTCCTCGGCCCGGAGGGTGCCGCCCGCGAAGGGGTCGTCCGGGGTGTCGAGCACCCGGGCGCGGTAGATCGTCACCGGGCGACCCTGTCGCCGGCCAGGACGCCCGTCAGGGCCGCCGCCACGGCCAGCGCGATCGCGGCCGGCGCCTTGCCGGGCCCGACACCACCGTCGGGGGTCTGGCCGATCGGCGACACGATCCGGTCGATCTCCGCCTCCGCGTGGCCCTCGACCCGCAGCCCCTGCCGGAAGCGGGTCCACTTCGCCGACGACCCGATCAGCCCGATGATGCCGAGGTGGGAGCACCGTAGCGCCGCGTCGCACAGCGCGAAGTCCTCGGCGTGGTCGTGGGTCAGCACCAGCACGTGCGTCCCCGCGGGGACGCTGCCGAGCACGAGCTCCGGCACCGGTGCGTGGTGGACGTGGACCGTCGCCAGGGCGTCGTCGAGGCAGCCCAGGCGTACGCCGTCGAGCTGGTCGGCCCGGGAGTCCACCAGGTGCAGCTCGAGGTCGTGGCGCGCGAGGATCCGCGCCAGCTCCAGCCCGACGTGCCCGACCCCGAAGACGGCGACCGACGGGACGACCGGGAGCGGCTCGAGCAGCAGCGTGACCTCTCCCCCGCAGCACTGCCGCCCGTGGTCGGTGCGGGCCTTGTCCGACAGCGACACGACCATCGTCTCCGGAGGCCCGCCGCCGGCGTCGAGCACCGCCCGCGCCCGCGCGATCGCCGTCTCCTCGAGGTTGCCCCCGCCGACGCTCCCCCAGGCAACGTCACCCGCCACCACCATCTTGGCGCCCGCCTCGCGGGGGGCATGACCGCGCACCTCGGTGACGGTGACGAGCACCCCGGCCTCGCGCTCGCGACGGAGCCTGGCGACAGCCTCGGTCCAGTGCATCTCAGGCCCCACGCCCGGCGTGCTGCTCGGACCGCGGATGCAGCAAGGGCCGGTCGGCATCAGGTTGCTCGGGCTCCACGCCCGGCGATCCCTCGACCGGCTCCTCACCCCCGGACCTGGCCTGCTGGACCGCCCAGAAGACGGCCTCCGGCGTCGCCGGCGACGCGAGGTCGACGCTGACGCCCGTCGGGCCGAACGCGGCCGCGGCCTCCCGCAACGCCTCACGCACCGAGAAGGCGAGCATCAGCGGCGGCTCGCCCACGGCCTTCGAGCCGTAGACCGCGCCGTCCTCGTGCGCCCGCTCGAGCAGCGAGACCCGGAAGTCCTCGGGCATCTCGGAGAAGCTCGGCAGCTTGTAGGTCGACGCCGACTGGGTCGTCAGTCGGCCCCGCGACGGCGTGCCCGACTCGTCCCAGCGCAGGTCCTCGAGCGTCAGCCAGCCCGCGCCCTGCACGAAGCCGCCCTCGATCTGGCCGAGGTCGACCAGCGGGGAGAGCGAGTCGCCGACGTCGTGGACGATGTCGACGCGACGGGTCCGGTAGCCACCGGTGAAGCCGTCGACCTCGACCTCGGTGGCAGCCACGCCGTAGGCGAAGTACTTGAACGGGTGGCCCCGCATCACCGTGGAGTCCCAGTGGAGCCCCTCGGTCCGGTAGAAGCCCGCGGCCCAGAGCTGGACCCGACCGAAGTACGCCTCGCGCACCAGGTCGTCCCACGTCAGCTCGCGGCCCGCCCTGACCTCCTCCAGCCGCGCCAGGATCTGCTCGCAGGCGGCCTTGACCGCGCCCCCGTTGAGGTCCGCGCCGGAGCTGGCCGCGGTCGCCGAGGTGTTGGGCACCTTGTCGGTCCGCGTCGGCGCCAGGCGCAAGCGTTCCAGCGGCACCCCCAGCGCGGTCGCGGCGACCTGCAGCATCTTCGTGTGCAGACCCTGACCCATCTCGGTGCCGCCGTGGTTGATGAGCACCGAGCCGTCCTTGTAGACGTGCACCAGCGCCCCGGCCTGGTTGAAGGCCGTGAAGTTGAAGGAGATGCCGAACTTCACCGGCGTCACCGCCAACCCGCGACGGGCGTGGGGGTGGGAGGCGTTGAACGCCGCCACCTCCGCCCGCCGCTGCTCGACCTCCGCGCTCGCGAGGAGCTGGTCCCACGCGGTGGCGAGCCGCGAGGCGTGCCGGACCGGCTGGCCGTACGGCGTGTCCTGCCCGTCCTCGTAGAAGTTGCGCCTCCGGAGCTCGACCGGGTCGATGCCGAGGAGCGGCGCGCAGCGACCGAGGACGTCCTCGACGACCAGCATGCCCTGCGGGCCGCCGAAGCCCCGGAAGGCGGTCTGCGAGGTCTTGTGGGTCTGCGCGACCCGGCCGTTGACCCGCACGTGCGGGATCCAGTACGCGTTGTCGACGTGGCACAGCGCCCGCGCCAGCACCGGCTCGGAGAGGTCGAGGCTCCAGCCACCGTCGCTGGTCAGGGTCGCGTCGAGCGCCAGCAGCCGGCCCTCGTCGTCGAACCCGACCCGCCACTCGGCGTGGAAGCCGTGCCGCTTGCCCGTCATCGTCATGTCCTGCTGGCGGGTCAGCCGGAGCCGGACAGGTCGTCCGGTGAGCGTGGCGCCGAGGGCCGCGACGGCGGCGAAGCCGTGGGGCTGCATCTCCTTGCCGCCGAAGCCGCCGCCCATCCGCAGGCACTGCACCGTCACCGCGTGGCTCGGGAGGCCCAGCACGTGGGCGACGATCTCCTGGGTCTCGGTCGGGTGCTGGGTGCTGGACTGGACGAACACCTGGCCGGCCTCGTCGAGGAGCGCCAGCGAGCAGTGGGTCTCGAGGTAGAAGTGCTCCTGCCCCGCCATCTCGGTGACGCCGCTGAAGACGTGGGCCGCAGCCGCGATGCCGGTCTCGACGTCCCCGCGCTCCACGGTCGGCTGCCCGCCCTGGAACGACCCGGCCGCGATCGCCTCGCGCAGCCCGACCAGCGACGGCAGCGGCTCGTAGTCGACCTCGACGGCCGCCGCGCCCAGCCGCGCCGCCTCGAGCGTCTCGCCGAGCACCCAGCACACGGCGTGCCCGACGAACATCACCTCGGAGGGGAAGAGCGGCTCGTCGTGCTTGACGCCGGCGTCGTTGACGCCGGGCACGTCCTCGACGGTCAGCACCCGGACGACCCCGTCGACGTCGTACGCCGGGGCGACGCGCAGGCCGGTCACCCGCGCGTGCGCGTGGGGCGACGACACCGGGTGGGCGTGCAGGACGCGGGGCGTGCGCTGGACGAGGTCGTCGGTGTAGAGCGCGTGACCGGTGACGTGCAGCGCTGCGCTCTCATGGGCCAGCGGGTCCCCCACCGCCGCGCCGGGCGGGCGCTCGGACAACCGGCTCATCGGTCGCCCACCTCCGCGAACAGCCGCGGCAGCGCGTTCGCCAGCATCGCCGAGCGGTACGCCGCACTGGCTCGCATGTCGTCGATCGGTGTGCCCTCGCCGCGCATCACCTCGGCCGCCCCGGCAACCGTCTCCGACGTCCAGGGCCGTCCCTCGAGGGCAGCCTCGGTCGCGAGCGCCCGGACCGGGGTGGCCGCGACGCCCCCGAGACCGATCCGCGCCTTGCGCACCACCCCGTCGGCGACGTCGAGCGCGAAGCCGATCGCCACCCCGGAGATGTCGTCGAAGCGACGCTTGGCGACCTTGTGGAAGCCGACCACGGGGCTCAGCGGCAGCGGGACCCGTACCGCGCGGATCAGCTCGTCGGGCCGGCGCACCGACGCGCGGTAGCCGGTGAAGTAGTCGGCCAGCGCGACCTCGCGCTCGCCCCGCTCCGAGACCAGCAGCAGCGACGCCTCGAGCGCGAGCAGCGCGGGCGGGGTGTCGCCGATCGGCGACCCGGTCCCGAGGTTGCCGCCGAGGGTGGCGCCGTTGCGGATCAGCCGGGACGCGAACTGCGGCCACACCTCGTCCAGCAGCGGCACCCGACCGGCGAGCTGGTGCTCGAGCTCGGTCAGCGTCAGCGCCGCGCCGAGCGTGACCGCGTGCTCGGCCACCTCGACCCCCCGCAGCTCGGGCAGGCGGTCGACCATCACGACGTGGGGGGCGCGCCGGCCCCGCAGGTTGACCTCCACGCCCCAGTCGGTGCTGCCGGCGACGACGACGGCGTCCGGGTGCTCGGCGAGCACCGCCAGGGCCTCGTCGAGGTCGGCGGGGCGTACGAAGCCGGCGTCGCTCGCCGAGACGCGTGACGGGACCGGCGCCGGGGCAGGATCGGCCAGCCGGGCGGCGAGCGGATCGGCCCCCTCGGGCTGCTCGAGCGCCCAGGCGGCGTCGCGGATCGGCCGGTAGCCGGTGCAGCGGCAGAGGTTCCCGCTGAGCGCGTGCAGGTCGAAGCCGTTGGGGCCGTGCTCGTGGTCGGGCTCACCCGGAGCCCGGTCACGGCGGTAGAACTCCGCCGCCATGCTGCACACGAAGCCCGGCGTGCAGTAGCCGCACTGCGAGCCGCCGCGGTCGGCCAGCTCCCGCTGGACGGGGTGGAGCCGGTCGGGGCTGCCGAGTCCCTCGGCGGTCACGACCTCCTGGCCGTCGTACGCCGTGGCGGGGACCAGGCAGGCGTTGAGGGCCGTCCACTGCGACTGCGACCCGTCGGGACGGGCCACCATCACCGAGCAGGCGCCGCACTCGCCCTCGGCGCAGCCCTCCTTGGCGCCGGTCAGGCCCTGGTCACGGAGGAAGTCGAGGAGCGAGGTGTGGACGCGGGTGCCGGCGAGGGCTCGTGGCGTGCCGTTGACCGTGACCGACCCCTGTCCCTCCATCCCCTCACTGTAATCCGGGTCAGAGCCGGGCATGCCGGTTGACGTCCTTGTAGAGCAGGTAGCGGAACCGGCCGGGACCGCCGGCGTAGCAGGCCTGCGGGCAGAAGGCCCGCAGCCACATGAAGTCGCCCTCCTGGACCTCGACCCAGTCCCGGTTGAGCAGGTAGACGGCCTTGCCCTCGAGGACGTAGAGACCGTGCTCCATGACGTGGGTCTCGGGGAACGGGATCGACCCGCCGGGCTCGAAGCTGACGATGTTGACGTGCATGTCGTGCCGTACGTCGAGGGGGTCGACGAACCGCTGGGTCGCCCAGGCCTCCGTGCCGGGCATCGGCTCGGGAGCGACGTCGTCCTCGTGGGTCACGAACGCCTCAGGCGCGTCGATGCCGTCGACCACCTCGTAGGCCTTGCGGATCCAGTGGAACGTCGCGGTCCGGTCGGTGTCGTTGCGCAGGGACCACCCGCTGTGGGGCGGCAGGTAGGCGTAGCTGCCGGGCCGCAGGTCGTGGAGGGTGTGGCCGATCCGCAGCTGCGGCGTGCCGTCGACCACGAACAGCACCCCCTCGGCGCGGGGGTCGTCGTCGACCCGCTCGCTGCCGCCGCCCGGGCCGACCTCGACGACGTACTGGCTGAAGGTCTCGGCGAACCCGGACAGCGGGCGCGCGATCACCCAGGCGCGGGTGTCGTCCCAGTGGGGCAGCCGGCTGGTGACGATGTCGCGCATCGTGCCGCGCGGCAGCACGGCGTAGGCCTCGGTGAAGACCGCGCGGTCGGTCGTGAGCTGCTCCTGCCCGGGCAGTCCGCCGCGGGGAACGTAGTAGGTCATGCCTCTCCCCTCTCCAGGAGTCGTCCGCGTGGCGCGCCGTCGAGGTCGACGGGGACGCCGCGCAGCCAGGTCTGCCGGACGGTGCCGGTGAGCGTACGCCCGGCGTACGCCGTCACGGGGTTGCGGTGGTGGAGCGTCGACGCGTCGACGGTGAAGGACGCGTCGGGTGCCAGCACGCACAGGTCGGCGTCGTGGCCGACCGCGAGCCGGCCCTTGCGGCGCAGCCCGACCAGGTCGGCGGGCGCCTCGCACATCCAGCGGACCACGTCGACCAGGTCGTGGCCGCGACGCCGCGCCTCGCTCCACACCGCCGGCAGCCCCAGCTGGAGGGACGCGATGCCGCCCCAGGCGTCCCCGAAGTCGCCGCTGTCGAGGCGCTTGAGCTCCGGGGTGCACGGGGAGTGGTCGGAGACCACCAGGTCGACGTCGCCGTCGGCGAGCGCCTGCCAGAGCAGCTCGCGGTTGGCGGCGTCGCGGATCGGCGGGCAGCACTTGAACTCGGTGTGGCCGTCACCGATCTCCTCGGCGACGAACGAGAGGTAGTGGGGACAGGTCTCCACCGTGAGTCGTACGCCCGCGGCACGCGCGGCCCGGATCGCCGGCAGCGCGTCGGCGCCGGACAGGTGGACCACGTGCGCCCGGCCGCCGGTCGCGGCCGCGGTCCCGACCACCCGGTCGATCGCCACCTGCTCGGCCCGGGCCGGGCGGCTGGCCAGGAAGCCGGCGTACGCCACACCGTGCGGCGACGCACCGAGCTCGCCCTCGTCCTCGGCGTGCACGACCAGCAGCGCGTCGTGGCGCGCGAGCTCGGTCATGGCGGCGTGGAGCCCCGCCGCGTCCAGCTCGGGGAACTCCTCCACCCCCGACGGCAGCAGGAAGCACTTGAACCCGAAGACCCCGGCCCCGTGCAGCGGGGCGAGGTCGGCGACGTTGCCGGGCACGGCGCCGCCCCAGAAGCCCACGTCGACGTGCACCTGCTCGCGTGCGGCCTGCTGCTTGACCCGCAGCCCGGCGAGGGTGGTGGTCGGCGGGATGCTGTTGAGCGGCATGTCGACGACCGTCGTGACGCCGCCGGCGGCCGCCGCCCGGGTGGCCGAGTCGAAGCCCTCCCACTCGGTACGTCCCGGCTCGTTGACGTGGACGTGCGTGTCGACGAGGCCCGGCAGCAGCACCTCGTCGTCCGCCAGCACGAGGTCCCAAGGCTGCGCCGCGTCGAGGCTGGCGATCCGGCCGTCGCGGATGCCGAGGGTGACCGGCTGCTCCCGGCCGTCGACGACCGCCCGGGCGGCCCGGACGACGACGTCGTAGGTGTCAGCTGCCACGGTAGGTCGAGTAGCCGTACGGGCTCAGCAGCAGCGGGACGTGGTGGTGCCGGTCGTCGAGGACCCGGAACACGACCTCCACCTCGGGGAAGAAGGCGTGCTCGCCGAGGTGGCCGGCCGTGACGAAGCGCAGCCGGTAGGTCCGGGTCTCGAGCCGTCCGCCGAGGGAGGCGACCCGGCCATCGTCGTCGGTGGTCGCCTCGGCCAGCACCTCACCGTCCAGGTCGAGCAGGGCGACGGGGATGCCGGCGGCGGGACGTCCGGCCGCGGTGTCGAGGACGTGGGTGCTGAGGGTGGCCATCAGGACACCACCTGCTCGAGCCGCAGCAGCGCGATCTCCCGGAGCTGGGTGACGGTCTCGGCGCGCTCGCTCTCCGCGTCGTTGCCGAGACGGCGGGACAGCTCGCCGAGGATCTCGCTGCTGTCGCGACCGGCCGCCCGGATCAGGAAGACCCGGTCGAAGCGCGACTCGTACGCCCGGTTGCCGGCGGCCAGCAGGGTGGCGGTGTCGCCGGAGGCGTCGACGCCCGCCTGCTCCCGGGCCGAGTGGTCGGTGTCGTGGCCCGCGCCGGCGCGCTCACCGATCCGGGGGTGGCGGGCCAGCGCGGTCTCGAGCTCGTCGTCGGACAGCGACCCCGCCGCCGTCGACGCGACGGCGAGCAGCGCGCCGAGGTCCGCGTACGGCCTCGCCTCGAGGACGGTGTCGACCCAGCGGGGCACGTCGAGGCAGCCGCTCAGCTGCTCGCGGGCGGCGGGCTCGGGCAGGGCGTTGAACGCGTCGAGGTCCATCAGACGTCCCGGGTGATCGTGGCCTCGATCAGCCCGTAGGGCCGGTCGGCGGCGATGAAGACCTCGCCGTGGTTCTCGACCCCGAAGGGCGCGAGGTCGACGAGGTGGTGGTGCTTGTTGGGCGCTGCGAAGCTGATCTCGGCGATCTCGGGACGCCGCTCCAGGACCGCCCGCCCCATCACCCACAGCGTCTCCTGCAACGCGCGGCTGTACGTCGTCGCGAACGCCTCCAGCAGGGTGGACCGGACCTGGGCGTGGGCCTGGTTCCAGTCGGTCCCCTCGGACCGTGCCCAGCGCCACGACGCGGTGAGGGAGGTCGCGAGGATCCGGTCGTCGGCCTCGGCCAGGGTGGTGTAGTCGTCGCGGAGGAAGCCCGTGAACTCCGAGCCGGTCGACTTCAGGACCACGAGGTCGGTGAGCCCGGAGGTGACGACCACCCGGTCGTGGGTCACGTCGACCTCTGCGGTGCGGACCTCGCCGCCCCGGCGCACGAACGCGTGGTCGTGGCCCCTGAGCTCGTCGCCGCCGACGAAGATCCGGTCCCAGGCGTACTCCTCGACCCGGACGTGGCAGCCGGTCGCCGCCGGCGTCGCGGTCAGCAGCCGCCGCCCCAGGGCGATCGCGTAGTCCTCGACCGAGGCCACGCCGTGCTCCTTGGCGTAGGCGAAGGCGGTGTTCTTCTGGGTGTCGGTCGGCAGCACGGCCGACTGGTCCCCCTCGAGGTGGGCGGACGCGAAGTCACCCCGCAGGGAGGTCGAGACGTTGAGGTCGTGGATCTCGTGGCGCTCGGTGTCGCGGACGATGCGCACGACCCGGTTCTCGGCCTTGCCGTAGCGGTTCGCCCCGAGCCGGATCCCCACCGTCACTCCCCCGTGGTCGGCCGCTTGGCCAGCATCATCAACGTGCTCGTCTCGAGGCCGGTCGCCGAGGTGACCTCGGCCTCGTCCAGGGCGCCGCAGTCGAGGCCGCGCACGACGAAGTCGGAGAGCGCCCGCGCCGTGGCCGGCTCGTCGAGGATCGAGGAGTCGCGCTTGCCGACGTACGCCGAGAGCCGCTCGGCCGCGGCGTCGAAGCCGTCGCGGAAGAAGGCGTACGTCGCGGCGAAGCGGGTCGGGAGCTGGGCCGGGTGGAGGTCCCAGCCCTGGTAGAAGCCACGTTCCAGCGAGCGCCGGACCAGGCGCAGGTGCTCCTCCCAGGCCGGGAGGACCTGGTCGCCGACCGGCAGCCGGTTGGTGGAGCCGTCGGAGAGACGGACGCCGGTGCCGGCGGCCGCGACCTGCATCACCGCCTTGGCGTGGTCGGCGGCGGGGTGGTCGAGCGACTGCTGGCCGGCGGCGATCCCGCAGGCGGCGCTGTAGTCGTAGGTGCCGTAGTGGAACGCGGTGAGCCGCCCGTCGGCCGCGCGCACCATCCGGGAGAGCAGGACCGACCCCTTGGGGCCCAGCACCGACTGCGGCGTCTCGACCTGCACCTCGAACAGCAGTCGGCCGTCGAGGTCCTTCTCGAACCTCTCGCAGGTCAGCACCATCGCCTCGACCTGGCTGACCGAGGTGA
This genomic interval from Nocardioides euryhalodurans contains the following:
- a CDS encoding guanine deaminase, with amino-acid sequence MTIYRARVLDTPDDPFAGGTLRAEDDCSLVVLDGAVVARGALADVRHHDPEGLVIDLRDGWLLPGLVDTHVHYPQVRVIGALGMPLLEWLDRCALPEEQRLASDDYARLVAQEFCASLVAAGTTTALVFGSHFAGAVDQLFEEAARYGLRVTSGLVVSDRGLPEPLLTTPERAHAEAVALASRWHGVGHARYAITPRFSFSASEAVLEACAGAAEEIGDAWFTSHVNENAAEVAEVARLFPSAAHYVGTYDDHGLLGPRSVLAHDVHATDAELDVLAGRRTSVAHCPSSNAALGSGLFPLARHVDGGVAVALGSDVGAGTGFSLFKEGLQAYFMQRLLADAGLPLTPAHLLHLATSAGARALGLGDRVGDLSVGKQFDAICLRPVRGTELDIGLRHTEVPEEALGKIFALASDADVADVWVGGQQIASGGFIRGHAQSR
- the xdhC gene encoding xanthine dehydrogenase accessory protein XdhC, which produces MHWTEAVARLRREREAGVLVTVTEVRGHAPREAGAKMVVAGDVAWGSVGGGNLEETAIARARAVLDAGGGPPETMVVSLSDKARTDHGRQCCGGEVTLLLEPLPVVPSVAVFGVGHVGLELARILARHDLELHLVDSRADQLDGVRLGCLDDALATVHVHHAPVPELVLGSVPAGTHVLVLTHDHAEDFALCDAALRCSHLGIIGLIGSSAKWTRFRQGLRVEGHAEAEIDRIVSPIGQTPDGGVGPGKAPAAIALAVAAALTGVLAGDRVAR
- a CDS encoding xanthine dehydrogenase molybdopterin binding subunit, producing MSRLSERPPGAAVGDPLAHESAALHVTGHALYTDDLVQRTPRVLHAHPVSSPHAHARVTGLRVAPAYDVDGVVRVLTVEDVPGVNDAGVKHDEPLFPSEVMFVGHAVCWVLGETLEAARLGAAAVEVDYEPLPSLVGLREAIAAGSFQGGQPTVERGDVETGIAAAAHVFSGVTEMAGQEHFYLETHCSLALLDEAGQVFVQSSTQHPTETQEIVAHVLGLPSHAVTVQCLRMGGGFGGKEMQPHGFAAVAALGATLTGRPVRLRLTRQQDMTMTGKRHGFHAEWRVGFDDEGRLLALDATLTSDGGWSLDLSEPVLARALCHVDNAYWIPHVRVNGRVAQTHKTSQTAFRGFGGPQGMLVVEDVLGRCAPLLGIDPVELRRRNFYEDGQDTPYGQPVRHASRLATAWDQLLASAEVEQRRAEVAAFNASHPHARRGLAVTPVKFGISFNFTAFNQAGALVHVYKDGSVLINHGGTEMGQGLHTKMLQVAATALGVPLERLRLAPTRTDKVPNTSATAASSGADLNGGAVKAACEQILARLEEVRAGRELTWDDLVREAYFGRVQLWAAGFYRTEGLHWDSTVMRGHPFKYFAYGVAATEVEVDGFTGGYRTRRVDIVHDVGDSLSPLVDLGQIEGGFVQGAGWLTLEDLRWDESGTPSRGRLTTQSASTYKLPSFSEMPEDFRVSLLERAHEDGAVYGSKAVGEPPLMLAFSVREALREAAAAFGPTGVSVDLASPATPEAVFWAVQQARSGGEEPVEGSPGVEPEQPDADRPLLHPRSEQHAGRGA
- a CDS encoding xanthine dehydrogenase small subunit; this encodes MEGQGSVTVNGTPRALAGTRVHTSLLDFLRDQGLTGAKEGCAEGECGACSVMVARPDGSQSQWTALNACLVPATAYDGQEVVTAEGLGSPDRLHPVQRELADRGGSQCGYCTPGFVCSMAAEFYRRDRAPGEPDHEHGPNGFDLHALSGNLCRCTGYRPIRDAAWALEQPEGADPLAARLADPAPAPVPSRVSASDAGFVRPADLDEALAVLAEHPDAVVVAGSTDWGVEVNLRGRRAPHVVMVDRLPELRGVEVAEHAVTLGAALTLTELEHQLAGRVPLLDEVWPQFASRLIRNGATLGGNLGTGSPIGDTPPALLALEASLLLVSERGEREVALADYFTGYRASVRRPDELIRAVRVPLPLSPVVGFHKVAKRRFDDISGVAIGFALDVADGVVRKARIGLGGVAATPVRALATEAALEGRPWTSETVAGAAEVMRGEGTPIDDMRASAAYRSAMLANALPRLFAEVGDR
- a CDS encoding bifunctional allantoicase/(S)-ureidoglycine aminohydrolase, which encodes MTYYVPRGGLPGQEQLTTDRAVFTEAYAVLPRGTMRDIVTSRLPHWDDTRAWVIARPLSGFAETFSQYVVEVGPGGGSERVDDDPRAEGVLFVVDGTPQLRIGHTLHDLRPGSYAYLPPHSGWSLRNDTDRTATFHWIRKAYEVVDGIDAPEAFVTHEDDVAPEPMPGTEAWATQRFVDPLDVRHDMHVNIVSFEPGGSIPFPETHVMEHGLYVLEGKAVYLLNRDWVEVQEGDFMWLRAFCPQACYAGGPGRFRYLLYKDVNRHARL
- the allB gene encoding allantoinase AllB, with the translated sequence MAADTYDVVVRAARAVVDGREQPVTLGIRDGRIASLDAAQPWDLVLADDEVLLPGLVDTHVHVNEPGRTEWEGFDSATRAAAAGGVTTVVDMPLNSIPPTTTLAGLRVKQQAAREQVHVDVGFWGGAVPGNVADLAPLHGAGVFGFKCFLLPSGVEEFPELDAAGLHAAMTELARHDALLVVHAEDEGELGASPHGVAYAGFLASRPARAEQVAIDRVVGTAAATGGRAHVVHLSGADALPAIRAARAAGVRLTVETCPHYLSFVAEEIGDGHTEFKCCPPIRDAANRELLWQALADGDVDLVVSDHSPCTPELKRLDSGDFGDAWGGIASLQLGLPAVWSEARRRGHDLVDVVRWMCEAPADLVGLRRKGRLAVGHDADLCVLAPDASFTVDASTLHHRNPVTAYAGRTLTGTVRQTWLRGVPVDLDGAPRGRLLERGEA
- the uraH gene encoding hydroxyisourate hydrolase — its product is MATLSTHVLDTAAGRPAAGIPVALLDLDGEVLAEATTDDDGRVASLGGRLETRTYRLRFVTAGHLGEHAFFPEVEVVFRVLDDRHHHVPLLLSPYGYSTYRGS
- the uraD gene encoding 2-oxo-4-hydroxy-4-carboxy-5-ureidoimidazoline decarboxylase, with the translated sequence MDLDAFNALPEPAAREQLSGCLDVPRWVDTVLEARPYADLGALLAVASTAAGSLSDDELETALARHPRIGERAGAGHDTDHSAREQAGVDASGDTATLLAAGNRAYESRFDRVFLIRAAGRDSSEILGELSRRLGNDAESERAETVTQLREIALLRLEQVVS
- the pucL gene encoding factor-independent urate hydroxylase, whose protein sequence is MGIRLGANRYGKAENRVVRIVRDTERHEIHDLNVSTSLRGDFASAHLEGDQSAVLPTDTQKNTAFAYAKEHGVASVEDYAIALGRRLLTATPAATGCHVRVEEYAWDRIFVGGDELRGHDHAFVRRGGEVRTAEVDVTHDRVVVTSGLTDLVVLKSTGSEFTGFLRDDYTTLAEADDRILATSLTASWRWARSEGTDWNQAHAQVRSTLLEAFATTYSRALQETLWVMGRAVLERRPEIAEISFAAPNKHHHLVDLAPFGVENHGEVFIAADRPYGLIEATITRDV
- a CDS encoding DUF6986 family protein, whose amino-acid sequence is MDLDALTTEVDALLAEADQALARDYPGERAGRQPVHTLYLPADRYVERSIHDISREAEQAVFDHAEEFLTALGGDDDLMARVLTKLDTEPVEDLRIDFEDGYGDRGDDEEDAAAEAAGLSLGVALEQDEASPFHGVRIKSFDPDTRSRGLRTLARFLGALDRIPEGFVVTLPKVTSVSQVEAMVLTCERFEKDLDGRLLFEVQVETPQSVLGPKGSVLLSRMVRAADGRLTAFHYGTYDYSAACGIAAGQQSLDHPAADHAKAVMQVAAAGTGVRLSDGSTNRLPVGDQVLPAWEEHLRLVRRSLERGFYQGWDLHPAQLPTRFAATYAFFRDGFDAAAERLSAYVGKRDSSILDEPATARALSDFVVRGLDCGALDEAEVTSATGLETSTLMMLAKRPTTGE